The genome window AGCTAAAGTGAATATAAATAATGAAGTGAATTCTTAGTATcaaggcaatttgcaaaatcaacaTCTTAAATATCACATTATTTCAAGTTGATTTGATTTTCTCTATGTAAGCATATAATTTTTTGTCttctatagatatttcattactttctttgtagtTTTCTAATGTTCCATTCGTGGGTTGCTATGGTATCTACCTAACATTATAATCATAAAACTGATATCTAGTCTTATAAGTTTAAGCATCTAATATATACTTCTAATTGTGCATGCGTAAGAAATAtcattcatttgatttttttctaagtcatttttcatatactggttttgattgaatttttcaccTATGTACTAGGTGTGTCATTGGTTGAAtagttgcatattaaatctcttgaCGATTTGGTTAATATATCATTTCTAGGATAGTCCTAGTAATCATTGATATTTATCTTTGAAtatctaatattttgttaagAAACATCCTAGTTTTATGCAGTAAACTAAGATCACTAttgacaagcaaaatatcatttacatataacatcaatataataaaTTTGCTCTCACTAACCTTCAAATATATatactgatcaatagtattttctttaaatacgaaGAAAGTAATggtatcataaaaatttatatacACATTGTCTGAAAAACttgtttaatgtcataaatagattttttgTAAACCgaacttttcttttccttttctatgaatcctttagaTTAGTCCATATAGATTTTTTCATCTAGATCCTCattcagaaatgttgttttcatatccatctaacGCAACTCAAGATCATTACGAGAACTTTCTTgtcttaatcttaattcttcatGAACACACATACTAGTTGATAAGGTATATCTTGGTTGCAGGCCACGTCACAATTGATGCCACACCACGCTACAGCCAAGTCAGCTAGAGCACCTTCGCACGTCGAGTCAGAATCTGTACCGAGGCACTGTTTGGCATGTCCCGTCCCGGAAGCTCAGGACGACGTCGTTTGGCATCGTTCCTCGCATCCTGGGACGACAGCCGCACAAAAGTACTGTCTCATCCCTCGAGGATTAGCCGCCACGTTGAACCCGTATGTGACTGACCCTCGAataatagtataaaagcccttgGTTGCATTCGGCCAGGGGAGGacaaaaacaagaaaagaaacaactactgacttgctcgtcggagggaccaaagttgataatcacccgacgaaggtcaTTCTTGCAGGCATGCGGCCACCCTCGAGCCGTGAGAGTCTCAACCTGGGAATTGTCATTCAGTGCATGAAGGCGAGCTGCCAACCAGCCTGGAGACCGagaaacgctgatcaacaccccgtcgcgaGGGTCCGGCCTACCTCGGCACCCAGATCCGTCGACAGAAGACTCCCgatatcgacccgtggaccaagtcgtgctgactcatcagccatagCACATTTGTTCATCAACATTTTTTACGGTAGAAGGAGGACCATGTCGTAGGAGCATCTCGCAGGAgttctccccgagggagaaccatcgACCGGTCACCCCTCTGTCGGGCCAGGAGATCAGTCCCTCCCCGTCCTCAAAGATGGGGGGATCCCAGCGTCGACGCCAGATCGCTACTAGCGCATGTTCAATGACCCGGGGTTGTCGCCCCCCGGACTCACCACAGGACCCTCGGTCGTGTCACCCGAGGtgttcctcagcctgaccaagcaagtatAAGCAATGGCAGGGATAATGCAGACACTCGTATCACTCATTCCCCAGATCGTACGGCTAGCAGCTCCCCCGGTTGACCCGACCCGACAAAGGTCGAGCAGGGAGCAAGTCGAGACGGGAGAAACCTGAGAGCAAACGACAGACTCGAAAGGTccgcccgagcagagcatacccacACCTTACCGAATCACACTGCCCCACTCCAAGCCTAGCACCATATCATCTAACTCGGTGAACGACTCGTTTAGGGTCCAGTTGTTCCGGGTCAACCAACGCTTGGACGAGTTCCAGCGCAAGTTCCAGAAATCGCGGAGCGAGTCAAACGAAGGCGGCTTGGGCGGATCCCCTTTTACTCAAGAAATACAAGACAAGCCTGTACCCCTCGACTTCAGGCTGCCAACATTAGATACGTACGACGGCGGCTCCGATCCCGCGAAGCATGTCGTCGCGTTtcaggctcagatggccctctatggcacctccgatgcactAATGTGTCGGGCATTCCCGACCAACTTTAGGGGACCGACATGAGCGTGGTTCAGCCGGCTGCATTAGTCCTCAATctcgtccttcgaccagctcgccagggAGTTCGAGCAAAATTTTCTCGCCAGGTCTAGCTCGGCCCATCTGCACTAAAACCTGAGCCTGAGTTcaatcactcggcccacaggtccagctcTTGCCTAGGTCGCTTCAGATcaattcccgacttgcgacccgtcggcaccaaaacctaagcccgagttcagtcacttggcccacaggtccagctcctgcccgggtcgctccagatcgattcccatCTTGTGACCCGGGCATCGTCTTTGGATTTTCGATGAGAGCTTTCAATGTCATCTAGAAAGAATTTTATGAGATATGCAGGGGGCATCGTCTACTCTTACATGACCATTTAGATTAATGGATTATGGACAAAAAAAAATGAGAAAGGAACCATAATCTCTCAATGATTATCACATATCCAAGTCTCTTGTatgtgttcatgtttgtcatgtcGTATACTATATACCACATGTTTAATATCTAAAAGGTATATATAGACAAAAGTAGAAGGTATAAGCGAGAGTTACTCTTATCAAGGATATCTCATAAGGAATCATACTATAATATGAATTTTCTTTctattcattatcatttttatcatGATCAATCagttatataatatatcttactcaaTTACAAAGGACCACGTAATTTAACGGTCCACAACATTAATTATTAAGCTTCCAAGAAAATGTTTATGTTTTTAATATCATATTGAAAGATCACCTTGCAAAATCATCATTTAGGAGCCCAATATTTTGCAACAATATCCGAGAAAATTTCCTTCTATTATATCTAATGGAAACATCTGTTTATCCAATGGTTCATATTTACTAGATCAATCACGGGTAGGCCTTTAGAACCGTTCGTGTAACATCTTAACCGTTGGATCACGATCGGACGGTAGTGAACTCCCCAATGGCAATCCGGGCCGTCACAAAATTTACTTGGGTATTATGGGAAGAAAAGTATTCCACGTCCGTTACGAGACCGTTGACTCGCCGTTGGCCCCTGGCGGAGTCCTATAAGACGAGGCCCCTAATTCTCCGATGTCGAGGGCACAAAGCGCTCAAGATCGCtctttgcctctctctctctctctctgcgggtCTTCGCTGCAGATCTCTTTGATCGGATCGCTCCGGTGCTCGATCCCCGAGGAGGCATGGCGGAGCAGCTCACCGACGAGCAGATCTCCGAGTTCAAGGAGGCCTTCAGCTTGTTCGACAAGGACGGAGATGGTCAGATCCCTTCCATCCGATCTGTACCATCATTCTTGCTCCACTTGCTCGTTTTTTCATTTGATTTGACGCATTTCGCTGTCGGATCTTGTGGTTGTTCTGCTCGTCGTCGGGAAGTAGGATATTTTCGTGTTTTTCTTTCTGGTACTTGCTTTTATGGTGGATCCAAACATGTGCGCAATCTTTAATTAGATCTCCTGATGAATGAGGGCTGTTAAAAACGTGAGATAAATTGAGTTGCTTATATGAATATAACATATTAGTTAAGAGATTTATATGCACTGATCTTTAAAACGCTTGGATGTCATGTTAGGACGAGTTTTGATTGTGATTGGTGGCTGTGATAGTCTCATCGTTTAGGTGAGCCTCCCATAGGTTGATATTATGGACTTTGTCCGTTAGACAACATTAACATCTTCGTAAATGCTAAAAGTTTCAAGTTTGTGCAACAATCTCTGCACCTGGTGTTGCCATTTAGATCCTTAAAAGAAATGCAATCGTGAACTCTTGAGATCAGTGACTGCATTGATAAATCCATTTGTTTATATTGCCATTGGCATGTagtgttgcatttgttttggaacaAGGAAATTTGAAGAAAGAATTAGTATTAATCTCTCCTCTCCCGATATTGCCGTTGGTGTATTATTATTAGCACTAGAGAATTTGTCTGGATTTTGGACCAAACTTTAATTTCAATGAAGGGATTGATTGAAGAAGAAAGTATTTACAACCTTATGCCATAATTGTTAAGCTACCTGCCCTTTTCGTGTTATGCCTAACACGCaggtagacttttttttttttctgctattgataaAGGAGGGAGACAAAAGAAGGTGGAGGTGGGGGAATGTTGAATACGAGTTGAATGCTACGTCCATAATTCATTAACTAGATATGGTGCCAGTATGCCATATATGGATTGTTTTAGTACAGTGTCAATCTCAACATCCTGGAAGAAAAGCTTTTAACCATTTCCCTGTGTCAAATACATTCAACATTTTGAATGTTGACAACGGTGGTGATAATGAGTGTGACAGTGTAGGAGAAAGTTTCTCAGTTGAATGAGAATTCTCGTATCTTACAAAAACGTGTATGCAGTAGTGCAGTTGTTTACTCAGTTTCTTATTGCCATAACCAATCCATTGCATTCATTTCTGTTCAGGTGTCAAGAAGTTGGATACCTTGTACTTTGCTAGTCATGCTTTAATTTTCTTCATTTATCACTTTCAGATTAAAGATTGAGATGTTAGTGGGATGCATAAAATTAGTGACTGAGAAAGTATACTGTTCCAAATTATAATAGTCTTTTCTATTTGGCATTACGAGTTAAATTACTTAATTGGCCTATGTGAAGAAGTAACAACTATGTTATAATCGTATTTGTCACACCGACAATGTTTTAGAGTGTCTAGTTGTTTGATGTGAACTTAGGAAGTTCCTGATGTTACTAGACTTTTGGTTCCACATTTTCTTGTGAACTAGCTGTAAGTTCCTGACATCATCAAACGTTTTGTTTCGACTGCAAATTCCTTAATCACATGCATTGAATTTAGTAAGTTCCAAATTACTGATGCAAACGTTAAAAgtacaaagaaaaaataattatttaatattgagGCAACAAACGACATTAGTGCTTGTGAAAGGCTTTCATAAAACCTTGGGTTATCAATCATGCTCTTACTGGCTTGAAAAAGATTAGTTGATTGATGTGTCGAATTATGTGAATATCTGGTTCCGGAGATCTTTCGTGACTATCTCTTTGCTTTTGACCTATGATGATTAGTTGGAAGTAAGTGTTAAGGTCACATTCCCCCATTTTTGGCATTCCAAGGACAATGCCTGGAAAGGTTCTCTTGCTAACTCTTGGaattgtttgataaaattatgTTATTTTCTAAAAGCATTTATGTGTCATGCCACAAGAAAAAGCTTTTGCTTCAAATTTCTGAAGTCTATttggttgtcttttggcatgtcacCAGGTTGTATCACTACTAAGGAGCTTGGGACTGTGATGCGTTCATTGGGCCAGAACCCTACAGAAGCAGAACTGCAGGACATGATAAATGAGGTAGATGCAGATGGAAATGGGACAATCGATTTTCCTGAGTTTCTCAATCTGATGGCTCGGAAGATGAAGGATACCGACTCTGAGGAGGAGCTGAAGGAGGCCTTTCGAGTTTTTGACAAGGACCAGAATGGCTTCATCTCTGCTGCTGAGCTGCGTCATGTCATGACCAACCTCGGGGAGAAGCTGACAGATGAGGAAGTTGATGAGATGATCCGTGAAGCTGATGTCGATGGAGATGGTCAAATCAACTACGAGGAGTTTGTCAAAATCATGATGGCAAAATGAATCCACGAAAACTCACATAGCAATTATCTGGAAAGCTGCATTTTTTAGATCGAAAGAAAGATGACTCTGCCCGTGCACTTCTATCTTATCCATGGGTGTAGCTTTGCACTAAGTTGCCAGTATATTGGATTCTTTCCTGCCTGCTTTTGTTTCAGAATGCTATGAGTTTTGCCTGGGTCTGGTATGCAGGCCATTTCTTTTCCGCTCTTTTTGTTCAAACTCTTGTTGATCTGGAACAAGGAAGATACCTTCTTTGTGTTATTCTCGACTCTTGAAAAGTATCATTTTTGTGATCATATTGAATGTGCCATTCAATCTCTCCGATTGATTGACATATACACAAGGTAAAACTATGTACATTGAATCTCTCCCGATAACCAAATTTTGGAAACCTTCTAGTTTTCTTGTCTGTTTTTTTTCCCAATGATACAGTTTGGTAGTATGATCTGATATTCGCAGAACACATTGGTAAGGAGTCACACTCTGgtaataaaatgaaacacatctcCATTTTATTCCAAGCAACATGGGTGGCAGGCACTACAATTGCACTGTCCACTATGAATCTTATCGAAGCAGCTTCTGCAGAATTAACAGTTTTGCCTCAGTGGGTACTATCAGATGATTGAAACATACATTTTCATGTGTTCTCAACGGATACAAGAAGTACATTCAAAAGATCGGATCAAACGATCGATGCATCATGTAAATGTGGAATAGTCTTTTACAGAATCAGTAGACAATTTGTGGCTCGAAATCAGCGAAGTCAACAGATCCAGACTCAACAGGCGGCATGAGGTAGGCGGCCACAAGCTCAGAGACCAATGCAGCAATGAGAGGTATCCTCTTCAAGTTCTTCACCACAGCAATCTCCTGGCTCTCTCCTACAGCAATCAGCTTCTGGTTGATCTCCACCATTGTGTCCAGCTTCCTCTTGAACTCAGGGTTCTCAACATCCAACACAGCTGGGAAAATCCTCGCTGTTGTGCGGTTTGTCTGAGACAAAAAGGACATGGCATTGTCGAATTCAGGATTACAAGAGAATTCCGGTATATCATATAATTCAGGAAGATGAAATGGATCGATCGGTTACCTCGATGATGACATGCATGTCGAATTCTTTGGTGTCGAGACCGATCCCTTCGTAGAAAGCCGTTCGCTGGCAATCATTTAGGTACATGGTTACATAGACCTGCCATTGTTTGAGGCATAGATTTGTTGTCATAGCTGTCTTATGGTGGTCGCGCAAACAATCGAGAGGATATTACCGAGAGGCAGAAGAATCGTGACCACAGTTTGGCCTTCCAGTCATTGAGGAACTGCGGCTGAGCTTTGAGCAAAGCAGAGAAGAAGTCTCCATGCCTGTTCTCATCCTGGCACCAGTTCTCGAAGTACTTGAAGATGGGATAGACTTGGAACTCAGGATTGGCCTTCAGGTGCCGGTATATGGTGATGTACCTCCAGTACCCAATCTTCTCAGATAGATATGTTGCATAGAAGATGAACTTTGGCTTGAAGAATGTGTACTTCCTGGCCTTTGTCAGGAATCCCAGATCCAAAGCCAAGTTGAAGTCAGAAAGGCCTTTGTTCAGGAACCTGCACAATCGCAAGACATCTCATCTCAGGATCCAGAACGGCACTTTGGCATGCACCTCATCGAGTAACAATGGCTGTGATGTTCTGTTTACCCTGCATGCCTGGCTTCATCTCTTGACATGAGGGAAAAGATCTCAGCCACCACAGGGTTGGTTTTCTGTCCCAAGAGTCTGTCAAAGGTTAGTACTGAAACAAAGGCCTGAGACGGGAAGATAAGACGAGTGAGAGGTACTGTAGATATGGAAGGATGATCCGACCTTGAGCCTTCGCCCGAGTTCCTTGTACAGCAAGAAGCCGGAGAACTCGGCGGTGCAGGAGCGCTCCAGGAACTCCACGAAGATCTTCCTCAGAGGGCCCTGCATCTTGTCGGCGGCTTCCTTGAACTCGGGGTTACGGACGAAGTGGGTCTGGTTGTAGTCGGTCTTGAACTCGTTGAGCAGCGCCTCGAACTCCGTCTGGTTCAGGTTCTTGTTGATCTCCGTGTTGAACAGCTGCTCCATCTCATCGAAGTCCGTGGTGTAGAACCTGGGCGCCAGGAGCGTCTCCTTGATCTCGGTCTTCCCGGCCTTCTTCTTCGGCGTGGCGGTGGCGGCGCCGGGCTGTGAAGAAGCCATGACTCTGAAGCGGGAGCACCGAGGCCCAACGGCGGCAAGCTTGGGGGTGGACCTGCCGAGCTTGGCGACGGGGTTCGTGGGTCTCATGAAAACCAGCTCTGCCGCTGCGGCTGCTGTTGTCGCCATTGTTAAGCTCCGAGGGAAGCTGTGGGAGACGAGGGAAGGGGGCCAGAGTTTAAGGCTTCTGTTAGGGATGGACTTGAGGTCACAAGTTGAGGAGAGACGAAGGATCTTTCAGCTGTACTGATTGGATCTCTCATCCAAGAAATCTATAGCTTATAATGAGATGACGACATGTGTCAATGCCGACAACTCGTGTTCCCGTCTCAGAGTCGACGAAATCTTGTGTGATGTATGTCCGAGCGTGCGAGCGGATGAGGTAATTAGCGTTACTGCAGAACTTGAGTGAGGAAAGAGAAAAGATAAATGACAAAACCAAAAATACTTTTAATTTGTAGTGAAGGAATAAAAACACATATTTATAATATCAAAATAGATATTTATaagtttttttaaataaataaacacCACATAATCACTTGATAAAACAATCCTAACACATCTAacccaaatattttatttttttattattcataaaatcACCCTCAAGTAAGATCGAGTATAAATTGGTAAACCTGTAACTGAAaataaattcaccacctctataaatgtgtttcttgaagactgagttttgataaaataattattttatttttctacatGTACTTTAAAAATTGTAAAAATAGAGAATACTTCATCtttttctttaaaaatatattcatattattattgtaattatatataaataataaaaaatatttactttcatTATGTTAGACGGTCTGTATATAGGCCCACAAATATTTGTATGTATAAATTTCGATTGTTATTAGATTATCAACTCAGTTTAAAAGAATTTctatgttattttttaaaaatataagatttataGGTAAGATCTTTATTCTTAATTCAAGTAAATTAActatcatattttatttgactcaaTAGTTTTAGTTTATCATAATTGAGATTACCTATGTTTTATGCCATAATACCAATCCATTAGTAACAATAATAGTGAATGCATGTaaggaaaatccaaaaaataataaaaatattattttttgtcatCCTTATAGTtgctattaaatttttattttttttcataaatcaaatattttttacataaaaataGTATAATACCTTTTTCTTAACAATTATCAtatactaatgagattttattttaagtaaaaataaacatcatatcattattaatttttttattaggttTAATATTCATAATAATTGTTCATTTTTCTTCCACTTGAACCTTATTATCATTTCTCATTTGCAATATACATTTgatcaaatcatcaagcatttgaaataattttttgtCCCCTATCATATACTATATTAACTATCTAAAAATTATACATATCTAGAATGTTCTTCATTAGatgtcataaaaatatttttttaatattttttttacttttttttcatgataatttgtttgatttttatttCAATGATCCTTTTCAAGATGACCACATTTTTTTATAATGAGAACAAAgatgaacattttaaatttttatttttctatcaataatcatttcaatatgtttaatttttttgtaataaaaatattgatgatttttttttgccTCTGACTCTCATGTGATTAGTTTATCCCTTGTCTCGGAGTATCAAATCATCCACGAGTTCTATCATTCTAacttttttatcttttaattcatcaatagaTAACGTGCTTGTATATCTAGTTTTTTCTATAACAGTAGAaattatttcaaattttggagataaacttcataattttttttaactacTTTGGTCTTTTAAattttcaccataagatttcatttagtTTATAATAGAATAGatttttgagaaaataaataatgataGATTCAGAATCTTTTATCGAATGAATTTTAAATTCACATCAAAAGATGaggttttaaaattttatattgtttgtacctagaaatatattttttaatattttttagactTTTGTTGATGCTAatataactaaaaaaaaaaaagaattcaccTTGTAGAATGTAGAAAGCTCttatattttgtatatatttttattcatttgatCTTTCTCAATCTACTGGTCGAATTCTTGCTAGTCTTCTTCGAGTACTTGATAccttcatataaaattttaaaaaataaaaaaaagataatagaaaGAATAAGGATTACTACTTTGGATCTATAGTATTTTGGATGAGTCCAAAAATAcctatttataatattaaaatgaatatttataa of Musa acuminata AAA Group cultivar baxijiao chromosome BXJ2-3, Cavendish_Baxijiao_AAA, whole genome shotgun sequence contains these proteins:
- the LOC135608206 gene encoding calmodulin-like; this translates as MAEQLTDEQISEFKEAFSLFDKDGDGCITTKELGTVMRSLGQNPTEAELQDMINEVDADGNGTIDFPEFLNLMARKMKDTDSEEELKEAFRVFDKDQNGFISAAELRHVMTNLGEKLTDEEVDEMIREADVDGDGQINYEEFVKIMMAK
- the LOC135608205 gene encoding magnesium-protoporphyrin IX monomethyl ester [oxidative] cyclase, chloroplastic-like — translated: MATTAAAAAELVFMRPTNPVAKLGRSTPKLAAVGPRCSRFRVMASSQPGAATATPKKKAGKTEIKETLLAPRFYTTDFDEMEQLFNTEINKNLNQTEFEALLNEFKTDYNQTHFVRNPEFKEAADKMQGPLRKIFVEFLERSCTAEFSGFLLYKELGRRLKKTNPVVAEIFSLMSRDEARHAGFLNKGLSDFNLALDLGFLTKARKYTFFKPKFIFYATYLSEKIGYWRYITIYRHLKANPEFQVYPIFKYFENWCQDENRHGDFFSALLKAQPQFLNDWKAKLWSRFFCLSVYVTMYLNDCQRTAFYEGIGLDTKEFDMHVIIETNRTTARIFPAVLDVENPEFKRKLDTMVEINQKLIAVGESQEIAVVKNLKRIPLIAALVSELVAAYLMPPVESGSVDFADFEPQIVY